A portion of the Thermoanaerobaculia bacterium genome contains these proteins:
- a CDS encoding putrescine aminotransferase gives MNRTEVLRESQRWLDIISSTQLSEEEKRRIITETAENFNSYYNRGYLEYRKSMVEMRDEPALEWEGQGSLLYDLTGRRFIDCLGGYGIYSAGIRHPKIVKAVADQLQRMPLSSQELIDPLRGALAELLGEIAPGDLQYSFFINNGTDAVEGAYKLARLYTGRVNFISSIRGFHGKSCGSLSLMGKWEYREPFLPLLPGVQFVEFGDAEAVEDELYKADATGKGVAAVIMEPIQGEAGAIVPPDDFWPRIRKACDEYGALLIADEVQTGMGRTGKMFGVEHWNTVPDILCLGKALGGGVMPLSAFVSTPKIWSVLEKNPFIHTSTFGGNPLACAAGIAAIHVTLEEDLVGQAHKKGRYLLGELVALQMRYDRVLRKAQGKGLLLGLEFENTEIGYKVVANLFKRGVLVAGTLTNSRVVRIEPALNISDALIDEVLDILEETLKEVDRDTAYVHHDEDDE, from the coding sequence ATGAACCGTACCGAAGTCCTTCGCGAGTCACAGCGCTGGCTCGACATCATTTCGTCCACCCAGCTTTCCGAGGAAGAGAAGCGGCGGATCATCACCGAGACCGCCGAGAACTTCAACTCGTACTACAACCGCGGCTATCTCGAGTACCGGAAGTCGATGGTCGAGATGCGCGACGAACCGGCCCTCGAGTGGGAGGGCCAGGGGTCGCTGCTCTACGACCTGACCGGCCGCCGCTTCATCGACTGCCTCGGCGGCTACGGGATCTACAGCGCCGGCATCCGTCACCCGAAGATCGTCAAGGCGGTCGCCGATCAGCTGCAGCGGATGCCGCTCTCCTCGCAGGAGCTCATCGATCCGCTGCGCGGTGCGCTCGCAGAGCTTCTCGGCGAGATCGCGCCGGGGGACCTGCAGTATTCGTTCTTCATCAACAACGGCACCGACGCGGTCGAAGGGGCCTACAAGCTCGCGCGGCTCTACACCGGGCGAGTGAACTTCATCTCGTCGATCCGCGGCTTCCACGGCAAGAGCTGCGGCTCGCTCTCGCTGATGGGCAAATGGGAGTACCGCGAGCCGTTCCTGCCGCTCCTTCCCGGCGTGCAGTTCGTCGAGTTCGGCGACGCCGAGGCGGTCGAGGACGAGCTCTACAAGGCGGACGCCACCGGCAAGGGGGTTGCCGCGGTGATCATGGAGCCGATCCAGGGGGAGGCCGGGGCGATCGTGCCGCCGGACGACTTCTGGCCCCGCATCCGCAAGGCGTGCGACGAGTACGGGGCGCTGCTCATCGCCGACGAGGTCCAGACCGGCATGGGGCGAACCGGCAAGATGTTCGGCGTCGAGCACTGGAACACGGTGCCCGACATCCTCTGCCTCGGGAAGGCTTTGGGCGGCGGCGTGATGCCGCTCTCGGCCTTCGTCTCGACGCCCAAGATCTGGAGCGTGCTCGAGAAGAACCCGTTCATCCACACCTCGACCTTCGGCGGCAACCCCCTCGCCTGCGCCGCCGGCATCGCGGCGATCCACGTCACCCTCGAAGAGGACCTCGTCGGCCAGGCGCACAAGAAGGGCAGGTACCTTCTCGGCGAGCTCGTGGCGCTGCAGATGCGCTATGACCGCGTGCTGCGGAAGGCTCAAGGGAAGGGGCTGCTCCTCGGCCTCGAGTTCGAGAACACCGAGATCGGCTACAAGGTGGTCGCGAATCTCTTCAAGCGCGGCGTCCTCGTCGCCGGTACCCTCACCAACTCGCGCGTCGTGCGCATCGAACCGGCGCTCAACATCTCCGACGCGCTCATCGACGAGGTGCTCGACATCCTCGAGGAGACGCTGAAAGAGGTCGACCGCGACACCGCCTACGTCCACCACGACGAGGACGACGAGTGA